The following are encoded in a window of Pecten maximus chromosome 17, xPecMax1.1, whole genome shotgun sequence genomic DNA:
- the LOC117315569 gene encoding tripartite motif-containing protein 2-like, whose translation MKKWKSPYYISSICPTSDGEAWTSDYSETLTLLDRKGTVIQMVTHKAVINDISLSPTSHRLWVCDSRNNIMKLASTGQLTHRFRTKKLPKCICVAACSDVIVGMVKHISKFTTRGQMMLSTMTAGTGKPLVCTPHRITECPVTHNVAVIDFNDRDDGGDGNKHVVVMDKDFKELFVYRGDILTTYKQTPKTGGKPFYPQSVVYDSVGNLIIGDSDNNRVLLLSGGGEFLRIIHTAREGTWAVSVDKEGVIWAVFSGVKVKLLQYSSM comes from the coding sequence ATGAAGAAGTGGAAGTCTCCATATTACATTAGTTCTATATGTCCTACATCAGATGGTGAGGCCTGGACCAGTGATTACAGTGAAACATTAACTCTCCTGGACAGGAAGGGTACAGTAATACAGATGGTCACACACAAGGCTGTGATCAATGACATCAGTCTGTCACCAACATCACACAGACTTTGGGTTTGTGATAGTAGAAACAACATCATGAAGCTGGCATCAACAGGACAACTAACACACAGATTCAGAACCAAGAAGCTCCcaaaatgtatatgtgttgCAGCCTGTAGTGATGTCATCGTGGGCATGGTAAAACACATCTCTAAATTTACCACAAGAGGTCAGATGATGCTCTCTACAATGACGGCTGGAACTGGGAAACCATTAGTGTGCACACCACACAGGATCACAGAATGTCCCGTCACTCACAATGTCGCAGTGATTGATTTCAATGATAGagatgatggtggtgatggaAATAAACACGTTGTTGTCATGGATAAAGACTTCAAGGAACTGTTTGTATACAGAGGTGACATCCTCactacatataaacaaacaccaAAAACAGGAGGTAAACCATTTTACCCCCAGAGTGTGGTGTATGATAGTGTGGGGAACCTCATCATAGGAGACAGTGACAACAACAGGGTCCTACTCCTCAGTGGTGGTGGTGAGTTCCTCAGAATCATACACACAGCCAGAGAGGGGACATGGGCCGTAAGTGTAGACAAGGAGGGTGTCATATGGGCAGTGTTTTCCGGTGTTAAagtaaaactactacagtacagcagtatgtga
- the LOC117315573 gene encoding uncharacterized protein LOC117315573, giving the protein MATANIPVRLKGETTCIQHKGRQLELYCEKCHELVCLKCISSVHKGHIMCELSEITTQKKQDITNLIDRTEQNDLVQIRKYITCTDTLLKDNNSTFAKLSHEVKVQKAKLKQDLDKLTAETLSHYQKMKEDNAKLIQKYKQDLEMYDKQLKQQILECKTALQRGSDIEIYDTECEADSHMNFPVKPTLVTASIIRNKNPHGHLELAIGKVITSYQDHTPTDQDHSVSTSDDLRQTSRQQQWPGDKWKKAASRNILLAETKIAEEWQSSRNITSICPTTDDQAWTKYYKTLTLLDRKGTVIQKVKHKAVITDISLSPTTHRLWVCDSKNNILELVLGQLTHRFTTNEVPRCICVTASNHVIVGMPKHISKFTTHGQVVLTTMAAGTGKSLVCTPHRITECPVTHNVAVIDFSNESDGGDGSKRVVVMDTDFQHLFVYTGDIPSTSELFFLLGLVYNCVRKLIIGNRDMYTTYKQTGGKPFNPWGVTYDSVGNIVVGDRDNNRILLLSGDGRFLRIIHTDTYRTWVLGADMKDVVWAVLGDLANNVKLLQYNSM; this is encoded by the coding sequence atggcAACAGCTAATATACCTGTCCGTTTAAAAGGTGAAACAACCTGTATTCAgcacaaggggagacaactggaATTGTATTGTGAAAAGTGTCATGAACTGGTTTGTCTAAAATGCATTTCCTCTGTTCACAAAGGTCATATCATGTGTGAGCTTAGCGAAATCACTACTCAGAAGAAACAAGACATTACCAACTTAATTGACAGAACAGAACAAAACGACCTGGTACAAATCAGGAAATACATCACCTGTACTGATACACTTCTTAAAGACAATAACAGTACATTTGCGAAACTATCACATGAGGTGAAGGTACAAAAAGCCAAATTAAAACAAGACCTTGACAAGCTTACAGCAGAGACACTCTCACATTATCAGAAAATGAAAGAGGACAATGCCAAGCtcatacagaaatacaaacaggACCTGGAGATGTACGACAAACAACTCAAACAACAAATACTGGAATGTAAGACAGCACTTCAGCGTGGCTCTGACATAGAAATCTACGACACAGAATGTGAAGCTGATTCCCATATGAATTTTCCTGTAAAACCAACCCTGGTTACTGCCAGCATCATTCGAAACAAAAATCCACATGGTCACCTGGAATTAGCCATAGGGAAAGTTATCACTTCATATCAAGATCATACACCAACTGACCAGGATCACTCTGTCTCAACATCAGATGATCTGAGACAAACCTCTAGACAACAACAATGGCCAGGAGATAAATGGAAGAAAGCAGCGTCAAGGAATATACTTCTGGCAGAGACCAAGATTGCGGAGGAGTGGCAGTCTTCACGTAACATAACTTCTATATGTCCCACAACTGATGACCAGGCCTGGACCAAGTACTATAAAACATTAACTCTCCTGGACAGGAAGGGTACAGTAATACAGAAGGTCAAACACAAGGCTGTGATCACAGACATCAGTCTGTCACCTACAACACACAGACTGTGGGTCTGTGATAGCAAAAACAACATCCTGGAGCTGGTATTAGGACAACTTACACACAGATTCACAACCAATGAGGTACCACGGTGTATATGTGTTACAGCCAGTAACCATGTCATTGTGGGCATGCCCAAACACATCTCCAAATTTACCACACATGGTCAGGTGGTGCTCACTACAATGGCTGCTGGGACTGGGAAGTCATTAGTGTGTACACCGCACAGGATTACAGAGTGTCCTGTCACTCACAATGTCGCAGTGATTGATTTCAGTAATGAAAGTGATGGTGGTGATGGAAGCAAGCGTGTTGTTGTCATGGATACTGActtccaacatttgtttgtatacacAGGTGACATCCCCAGTACAAGTGAACTATTTTTCCTTTTAGGTTTGGTATATAATTGTGTGAGGAAACTGATCATAGGAAACAGGGACATGTacacaacatataaacaaacggGAGGTAAACCATTTAACCCATGGGGTGTGACGTATGATAGTGTGGGAAACATCGTCGTAGGAGACAGAGACAACAACAGGATCCTACTCCTCAGTGGTGATGGAAGGTTCCTCAGGATCATACACACAGACACTTACAGGACATGGGTTCTAGGTGCAGACATGAAGGATGTGGTATGGGCAGTGTTAGGAGACCTAGCAAATAACGtgaaactactacagtacaacagtatgtga